In a genomic window of Erigeron canadensis isolate Cc75 chromosome 5, C_canadensis_v1, whole genome shotgun sequence:
- the LOC122600689 gene encoding putative germin-like protein 2-1, whose translation MSNKLILFTALALTFSCLALAYEPSPLQDFCVADPNNSVKVNGVACKNPMQVQAEDFFFSGLHLMGNTSNAVGSRVTPVFATQLPGLNTLGISMVRIDYAPWGLNPPHTHPRATEIITVLEGTLEVGFVTSNPDNRFITKVLKKGDVFVFPVGLVHFQRNIGNGYAVALAALSSQNPGAITIANAVFGANPPIPSDILARAFQVDKSVVEILQTKF comes from the exons ATGTCGAACAAACTCATCTTATTCACCGCATTAGCTCTTACTTTCAGCTGCCTTGCCTTGGCGTACGAGCCTTCACCTCTTCAAGATTTCTGTGTAGCAGATCCCAACAACTCAG TGAAAGTTAATGGTGTAGCATGCAAGAACCCAATGCAAGTTCAAGCAGAGGATTTCTTCTTCAGTGGGCTACACCTCATGGGTAACACGTCAAACGCTGTGGGATCAAGGGTGACCCCAGTCTTTGCGACTCAGCTACCAGGGCTAAACACTTTGGGAATCTCAATGGTTCGAATTGACTACGCACCATGGGGACTCAATCCTCCTCACACTCACCCAAGAGCCACTGAGATCATAACTGTTCTTGAAGGGACCCTAGAAGTTGGATTTGTGACATCTAACCCTGATAACCGTTTTATCACCAAGGTTCTGAAAAAGGGTGACGTTTTCGTGTTCCCAGTGGGACTTGTTCATTTCCAACGCAATATTGGTAACGGATATGCAGTGGCTCTTGCTGCATTGAGCAGTCAGAACCCAGGTGCCATAACAATTGCAAATGCTGTTTTTGGTGCAAATCCTCCAATTCCATCGGATATTCTAGCCAGGGCATTCCAAGTGGATAAAAGCGTGGTGGAGATACTGCAAACAAAGTTCTAA
- the LOC122600845 gene encoding putative germin-like protein 2-3 isoform X1 — protein MANNLILFTVVALTFGCIALAYEPKPLQDFCVADPNSSVKLNGVACKNPMQVQAEDFFFSGLHIRGNTSNTVGSRVTTVFATQLPGLNTLGISMVRIDYAPWGLNPPHTHPRATEILTVLEGSLEVGFVTSNPDNRFITKVLKKGDVFVFPVGLVHFQRNIGNGNAVAIAALSSQNPGAITIANAVFGANPPIPSDILAKAFQVDRTVVDQLQAKF, from the exons atggcaaacaaccTCATCCTGTTTACCGTTGTAGCTCTTACCTTTGGCTGTATAGCCTTAGCCTATGAGCCTAAACCCCTCCAAGATTTTTGCGTAGCTGATCCCAACAGCTCAG TGAAACTAAATGGCGTTGCTTGCAAGAACCCGATGCAAGTTCAAGCAGAGGATTTCTTCTTTAGCGGGCTACACATCAGGGGTAACACGTCAAACACTGTGGGATCAAGGGTGACCACAGTCTTTGCAACCCAATTACCTGGGCTAAATACTTTGGGAATCTCAATGGTTCGGATTGACTACGCACCATGGGGACTCAACCCCCCTCATACTCACCCAAGAGCCACTGAGATCCTAACTGTTCTTGAAGGGAGCCTAGAAGTTGGATTTGTGACTTCTAACCCAGATAATCGTTTCATCACGAAGGTGCTAAAAAAGGGTGATGTATTCGTGTTCCCAGTAGGACTTGTTCATTTCCAACGCAATATCGGTAATGGAAATGCTGTGGCAATTGCTGCATTAAGCAGTCAAAACCCAGGTGCCATAACAATCGCAAACGCTGTTTTTGGTGCAAATcctccaattccatcagatatTCTTGCCAAGGCATTCCAAGTGGATAGAACTGTGGTTGATCAACTACAAGCAAAGTTCTAG
- the LOC122600845 gene encoding putative germin-like protein 2-3 isoform X2 — MANNLILFTVVALTFGCIALAYEPKPLQDFCVADPNMKLNGVACKNPMQVQAEDFFFSGLHIRGNTSNTVGSRVTTVFATQLPGLNTLGISMVRIDYAPWGLNPPHTHPRATEILTVLEGSLEVGFVTSNPDNRFITKVLKKGDVFVFPVGLVHFQRNIGNGNAVAIAALSSQNPGAITIANAVFGANPPIPSDILAKAFQVDRTVVDQLQAKF, encoded by the exons atggcaaacaaccTCATCCTGTTTACCGTTGTAGCTCTTACCTTTGGCTGTATAGCCTTAGCCTATGAGCCTAAACCCCTCCAAGATTTTTGCGTAGCTGATCCCAACA TGAAACTAAATGGCGTTGCTTGCAAGAACCCGATGCAAGTTCAAGCAGAGGATTTCTTCTTTAGCGGGCTACACATCAGGGGTAACACGTCAAACACTGTGGGATCAAGGGTGACCACAGTCTTTGCAACCCAATTACCTGGGCTAAATACTTTGGGAATCTCAATGGTTCGGATTGACTACGCACCATGGGGACTCAACCCCCCTCATACTCACCCAAGAGCCACTGAGATCCTAACTGTTCTTGAAGGGAGCCTAGAAGTTGGATTTGTGACTTCTAACCCAGATAATCGTTTCATCACGAAGGTGCTAAAAAAGGGTGATGTATTCGTGTTCCCAGTAGGACTTGTTCATTTCCAACGCAATATCGGTAATGGAAATGCTGTGGCAATTGCTGCATTAAGCAGTCAAAACCCAGGTGCCATAACAATCGCAAACGCTGTTTTTGGTGCAAATcctccaattccatcagatatTCTTGCCAAGGCATTCCAAGTGGATAGAACTGTGGTTGATCAACTACAAGCAAAGTTCTAG
- the LOC122599665 gene encoding probable membrane metalloprotease ARASP2, chloroplastic yields the protein MLTNLSPFSTINYLHYNNKPKSHFPLLPSSNLGCLNEKIKYPFGKSGIKYPYENKKKFQTLALSDFGFGGFESAQSVVEAVSVLTAIIVVHESGHFLAASLQGIHVSKFAIGFGPILAKFNANNVEYSLRAFPLGGFVGFPDNDPDSDIPIDDVNLLKNRPILDRIFVISAGVIANIVFAYVIIFAQIVFVGLPVQESFPGVIVPEVRPFSAASRDGLLAGDVILSVNDVELPKSIPNSVSQVVDVIKKNPKSTVLFKVDRGGKDFLVKVTPDKNLDGSGRIGVQLAPNVKILKEKPKDVLEAFSFTGREFWGLTFNVVDSLKQTFLNFSQSASKVSGPVAIIAVGAEVAKSNIDGLYQFAAILNLNLAVINLLPLPALDGGSLALILVEAIRGGRKLPLEVEQGIMSSGITLVFGLGLFLIIRDTLNLDFIKDLL from the coding sequence ATGTTAACAAATCTTTCAcctttttcaacaattaattaCCTTCATTACAACAACAAACCCAAATCCCATTTTCCACTTTTACCATCTTCAAATCTTGGATGTTTAAATGAAAAGATTAAATACCCTTTTGGCAAAAGTGGAATTAAATACCCAtatgaaaacaagaaaaagtttcaaactttagcATTATCTGACTTTGGTTTTGGTGGGTTTGAAAGTGCACAATCTGTAGTTGAAGCTGTGTCAGTTTTGACTGCAATTATAGTTGTTCATGAAAGTGGTCATTTTTTAGCTGCTTCACTTCAAGGAATTCATGTAAGTAAATTTGCTATTGGTTTTGGGCCTATTTTAGCTAAATTTAATGCTAATAATGTTGAGTATTCATTAAGAGCATTTCCTTTAGGTGGTTTTGTTGGTTTTCCTGATAATGATCCTGATAGTGATATCCCAATTGATGATGTAAATCTGTTGAAAAATAGGCCTATTTTGGATAGGATTTTTGTTATTTCAGCTGGTGTGATTGCCAATATAGTTTTTgcatatgttattatttttgcGCAAATTGTATTTGTTGGATTGCCTGTACAAGAATCTTTCCCTGGTGTGATTGTACCCGAGGTTCGGCCCTTTTCGGCTGCTTCCCGAGACGGGTTGCTAGCCGGTGATGTTATTCTTTCGGTTAATGATGTTGAGTTGCCTAAAAGTATCCCGAATTCAGTTTCACAAGTTGTTGATGTCATCAAGAAAAATCCTAAATCGACGGTGTTGTTTAAGGTAGATAGAGGGGGGAAAGATTTTTTAGTCAAGGTTACCCCAGATAAGAATCTTGATGGTAGTGGTCGAATCGGGGTTCAATTAGCCCCAaatgttaaaattttgaaagaaaaaccgaaagatGTTTTAGAAGCTTTTAGTTTCACAGGGCGTGAATTTTGGGGTTTGACGTTTAATGTTGTGGATAGTTTGAAGCAGACTTTTCTTAACTTTTCACAATCTGCAAGCAAGGTTTCGGGTCCTGTTGCTATTATAGCTGTAGGTGCAGAAGTTGCAAAGTCGAATATCGATGGATTGTATCAGTTTGCAGCCATTTTGAATCTTAATCTTGCGGTGATTAATCTTCTTCCTTTGCCTGCTTTAGATGGGGGTTCTTTGGCGTTAATCCTTGTTGAGGCGATAAGAGGTGGGCGAAAGCTCCCGTTAGAAGTAGAGCAAGGGATAATGTCATCTGGGATTACACTTGTTTTCGGTCTTGGTCTTTTCCTTATTATTCGGGACACACTAAATTTGGACTTTATTAAGGATTTGTTGTAA
- the LOC122600729 gene encoding putative germin-like protein 2-3 — protein sequence YCAVKVNGVACKNPMQVQAEDFFFSGLHLRGNTSNAVGSRVTPVFATQLPGLNTLGISMVRIDYAPWGLNPPHTHPRATEILTVLEGTLEVGFVTSNPDNRFITKVLKKGDVFVFPVGLVHFQRNLGNGYTVALAALSSQNPGAITIANAVFGANPPIPADILAKAFQVDKSVVDMLQTKF from the coding sequence TATTGTGCAGTGAAAGTAAATGGTGTAGCATGCAAGAACCCAATGCAAGTTCAAGCAGAGGATTTCTTCTTCAGTGGGCTGCACCTTAGGGGTAACACGTCAAACGCTGTGGGATCAAGGGTCACCCCGGTTTTCGCAACCCAATTACCAGGGCTAAACACTTTGGGAATCTCAATGGTCCGGATTGACTACGCACCATGGGGACTCAACCCCCCTCATACTCACCCAAGAGCCACTGAGATCCTAACTGTTCTTGAAGGGACCCTAGAAGTTGGGTTTGTGACATCTAACCCTGACAACCGTTTCATCACCAAGGTGCTAAAAAAGGGTGATGTTTTCGTGTTCCCAGTGGGACTTGTTCATTTCCAACGCAATTTGGGTAACGGATATACAGTGGCTCTTGCTGCACTGAGCAGTCAGAACCCGGGTGCCATAACAATAGCAAACGCTGTTTTTGGCGCAAACCCTCCAATTCCAGCAGATATTCTAGCCAAGGCATTCCAAGTCGATAAAAGCGTGGTGGATATGCTGCAAACAAAGTTCTAG
- the LOC122600713 gene encoding putative germin-like protein 2-1, translating into MSNKIMLCSVLALTLGCLALAYEPSPLQDFCVADPNSSVKVNGVACKNPMQVQAEDFFFSGLHLMGNTSNAVGSRVTPVFATQLPGLNTLGISMVRIDYAPWGLNPPHTHPRATEIITVLEGTLEVGFVTSNPDNRFITKVLKKGDVFVFPVGLVHFQRNIGNGYAVALAALSSQNPGAITIANAVFGANPPIPSDILARAFQVDKSMVEILQTKF; encoded by the exons ATGTCGAACAAAATCATGCTATGCAGCGTTTTAGCTCTCACGCTTGGCTGCCTTGCTTTAGCCTATGAACCTAGTCCCCTCCAAGATTTTTGTGTAGCTGATCCCAACAGCTCAG TGAAAGTTAATGGTGTAGCATGCAAGAACCCAATGCAAGTTCAAGCAGAGGATTTCTTCTTCAGTGGGCTACACCTCATGGGTAACACGTCAAACGCTGTGGGATCAAGGGTGACCCCAGTCTTTGCGACTCAGCTACCAGGGCTAAACACTTTGGGAATCTCAATGGTTCGAATTGACTACGCACCATGGGGACTCAATCCTCCTCACACTCACCCAAGAGCCACTGAGATCATAACTGTTCTTGAAGGGACCCTAGAAGTTGGATTTGTGACATCTAACCCTGATAACCGTTTTATCACCAAGGTTCTGAAAAAGGGTGACGTTTTCGTGTTCCCAGTGGGACTTGTTCATTTCCAACGCAATATTGGTAACGGATATGCAGTGGCTCTTGCTGCATTGAGCAGTCAGAACCCAGGTGCCATAACAATTGCAAATGCTGTTTTTGGTGCAAATCCTCCAATTCCATCGGATATTCTAGCCAGGGCATTCCAAGTGGATAAAAGCATGGTGGAGATACTGCAAACAAAGTTCTAA
- the LOC122601499 gene encoding uncharacterized protein LOC122601499 — MVRDRFCMDYKRFVGAPEWFSRLFTLEESEEWVRFSSLLEGARISSSPDRWVWLGKKNEEFSVKSVKGFIRSSMDKSGRFLFKWAREIPKKCNIFMWRASMDRIPTYKALQSRNCFFGMLNCGLCEAYEETIVHLLCHCQIAIEVWGRIASWCKVSPFVVSSIKDLVELFTKVGFSKRKSKIFKGIIFIAC, encoded by the coding sequence ATGGTGCGTGATCGATTCTGCATGGATTATAAGAGGTTTGTAGGAGCTCCTGAATGGTTTTCGAGATTGTTCACGTTGGAAGAGAGCGAGGAATGGGTAAGATTCAGTTCTCTATTGGAAGGAGCTCGCATATCGTCATCTCCCGATAGATGGGTATGGTTAGGGAAGAAGAACGAGGAGTTTTCCGTCAAAAGTGTTAAAGGCTTTATACGAAGCTCCATGGACAAGAGCGGAAGATTTCTTTTCAAATGGGCTAGAGAGATACCAAAAAAATGCAATATTTTCATGTGGCGAGCATCTATGGATCGTATACCTACATATAAAGCACTACAAAGTCGTAATTGCTTTTTTGGGATGTTAAATTGTGGGTTATGCGAGGCTTATGAGGAGACAATAGTACATCTTCTATGTCACTGTCAAATAGCGATTGAAGTGTGGGGAAGAATTGCAAGTTGGTGCAAGGTAAGTCCATTTGTTGTGTCATCAATTAAAGATCTTGTGGAGCTGTTTACTAAAGTCGGGTTCAGCAAGAGGAAAAGCAAaatatttaagggtattatattcATTGCTTGTTAG
- the LOC122602029 gene encoding putative germin-like protein 2-1 — MATTNIFLILLTTFNLSILGVFSFEPAPMQDFCVADSSNIVFRLVAVRVNGMSCKNPMFVQADDFFYSGLHIPADTRNSYGYRITPVTVYQIPGLNTLGISMMRIDYAMWGANPPHTHPRATEILTVLEGTLQVGFITSDPQNRLITRVLQRGDVFVFPVGLVHFQRNLGHSNASAIAAFSSQNPGVISITNSIFGSTPPISTEFLSQAFHVDNKTVKRLKRMSSTHV; from the exons ATGGCTACAACTAATATCTTCCTCATCTTGTTAACAACGTTCAATCTCTCAATACTAGGCGTTTTTTCATTTGAGCCGGCTCCCATGCAAGATTTCTGCGTGGCAGACTCATCGAACATAG tttttcGTTTAGTTGCAGTTAGAGTGAATGGTATGTCTTGCAAGAACCCTATGTTTGTTCAAGCTGATGATTTTTTCTATAGTGGGCTTCACATTCCTGCTGACACAAGAAATTCTTACGGATACAGAATCACCCCTGTAACCGTATATCAGATACCAGGGCTTAACACTCTTGGGATCTCAATGATGCGAATCGACTATGCAATGTGGGGTGCTAACCCGCCACACACTCACCCTCGAGCAACTGAAATACTTACAGTTTTAGAGGGAACTCTTCAAGTTGGCTTCATTACTTCAGACCCACAAAACCGACTCATTACCAGAGTCCTTCAACGAGGTGATGTGTTTGTTTTCCCAGTCGGGCTCGTTCATTTTCAAAGGAATTTGGGTCATTCTAATGCAAGTGCCATAGCTGCATTTAGCAGTCAAAATCCTGGAGTTATTAGCATTACAAATTCGATATTTGGGTCTACTCCGCCGATTTCTACTGAGTTTCTGTCTCAAGCATTTCACGTTGACAACAAAACAGTGAAGCGACTAAAAAGGATGTCATCGACACATGTGTGA
- the LOC122600578 gene encoding putative germin-like protein 2-2: MAKQLAHFSLLALAFCCLASACEPKPLQDFCVADPGSSVYVNGMVCKNPMDVQANDFYFSGLQLMANTSNPWGSRVTPVTVAQLPGLNTLGLSMIRIDYAPWGINPPHTHPRATEIITVIEGSIEVGFVTSDPGNRLITKVLYKGDVYVFPIGLVHFQRNVGNNNAVVIGALSSQNPGAITMGNAVFGSNPQISGEFLAKSFQVDKQLVDQIKAKF, from the exons ATGGCAAAACAGTTAGCCCATTTCAGTTTATTAGCCCTTGCTTTCTGTTGTTTGGCCTCTGCCTGCGAACCCAAACCCTTACAAGATTTCTGTGTAGCTGATCCAGGTAGCTCAG TTTATGTAAATGGCATGGTGTGCAAGAATCCAATGGACGTTCAAGCGAATGATTTCTACTTTAGTGGGCTACAACTTATGGCCAACACATCGAACCCTTGGGGATCAAGGGTGACACCAGTGACGGTAGCTCAGTTACCTGGGCTCAACACATTAGGACTCTCGATGATACGCATTGACTATGCACCTTGGGGAATCAACCCTCCTCACACTCACCCACGAGCCACTGAGATCATCACCGTAATAGAAGGCTCCATAGAGGTTGGTTTTGTTACTTCAGATCCAGGGAATCGTCTTATCACTAAGGTACTATATAAGGGTGATGTGTATGTCTTCCCAATAGGACTAGTTCACTTTCAACGTAACGTTGGAAACAACAATGCGGTGGTGATTGGTGCATTAAGTAGTCAAAACCCGGGTGCTATAACAATGGGGAATGCTGTTTTTGGATCAAACCCACAAATTTCGGGTGAATTTCTAGCTAAATCTTTCCAAGTGGACAAGCAGTTGGTAGATCAAATAAAGGCAAAGTTCTAA